A region of Zeugodacus cucurbitae isolate PBARC_wt_2022May chromosome 5, idZeuCucr1.2, whole genome shotgun sequence DNA encodes the following proteins:
- the LOC105217675 gene encoding uncharacterized protein LOC105217675 yields the protein MEIKESKQTRSREMSNPTALITENLCSYLLEKPRLFPDVNIPKKATNFIRPHREKLKMQGEFSFPCRSELWNNCCKETGHKLRNIAFDMFKDEGLDVSINARQTFLKTASRWAFPIERIKIDNERCFLYLQRHAVMTMLLQQVLKNNDTNAYGKLEKNSKQRIFFSRINQTVDEIEELTFYRAKLLEDILRRVFEYSKWTMVTEEDVEEVKQGRGESVLHLQVTSAARGPPINSVVIPPSKLSAATIRCGIVIDPITGKLTKLKTSEYLNCRSNDMCLMAMHKYGVRVKDDTRFSTLMSRLGAAAVTVDLMEVRFSSPVQIIRSGKGSTKGAAFILYNSARLESLLRRFDEKVENGDYEGLPPIESIDFTLLDEEEEWQLVFCYIFAFPNLIENCLEQVQKGICAVHTIVRFLGDFAALFSVYYRRIRILTQETRQHLMPYVYARIYLVKAVREILNKALALLDIEPVHFM from the exons ATGGAAATCAAGGAATCAAAACAAACTAGAAGCAGAGAAATGTCGAATCCCACAGCGTTGATAACTGAAAATTTATGttcatatttattagaaaaaccAAGGCTATTCCCTGATGTGAATATTCCCAAGAAAGCAACGAATTTCATCCGCCCAcacagagaaaaattaaaaatgcaaggTGAATTCAGTTTTCCTTGTCGTTCAGAACTATGGAATAACTGCTGTAAAGAAACGGGTCACAAGCTGCGGAATATTGCATTTGATATGTTCAAGGATGAAGGATTAGATGTATCTATTAATGCGCGACAAACGTTTCTTAAAACGGCCTCTAGATGGGCGTTTCCAATAGAACGGATAAAAATTGACAACGAGCGATGCTTTCTGTACCTGCAGCGACATGCCGTGATGACAATGTTGCTTCAACAGGTTTTGAAAAACAACGACACAAACGCCTATGGAAAGttggaaaaaaattctaaacaaagaatattttttagtcgtataaaccaaactgttgATGAAATAGAAGAATTAACGTTTTACAGAGCTAAACTTTTAGAGGATATACTCCGTCGGGTTTTTGAATATTCGAAATGGACTATGGTTACAGAGGAAGATGTAGAGGAAGTAAAACAAGGCAGAGGAGAAAGTGTTTTGCATTTACAAGTGACAAGTGCTGCTAGAGGCCCCCCAATAAATTCAGTGGTTATCCCTCCCAGCAAACTGAGCGCTGCCACTATCCGATGTGGTATAGTTATTGATCCAATTACTggcaaattaacaaaattgaaaaCGAGCGAGTATCTAAACTGTCGTTCTAACGATATGTGTTTAATGGCAATGCATAAGTATGGTGTGCGAGTAAAGGATGATACAAGGTTTAGCACATTGATGTCTCGCTTAGGTGCAGCAGCTGTTACAGTTGACTTAATGGAAGTCCGTTTTTCAAGTCCCGTTCAAATAATTCGTAGCGGCAAAGGAAGTACAAAAG GCGCTgcgtttattttgtataactCTGCACGTTTAGAGTCATTGCTTCGCCGATTTGATGAGAAGGTGGAAAATGGTGATTACGAAGGATTGCCGCCAATAGAATCTATTGACTTCACTTTGCTCGACGAAGAA gAAGAATGGCAACTAgtgttttgttatatatttgctTTCCCTAATCTTATTGAAAATTGTCTAGAACAGGTACAAAAAGGAATATGTGCTGTTCATACTATCGTGAGATTTCTCGGTGATTTCGCTGCACTTTTTAGTGTCTACTATCGACGTATCCGAATTTTAACG CAAGAGACGCGACAACATTTAATGCCATACGTGTATGCACGTATATATCTGGTGAAAGCAGTTCGCGAAATTCTTAATAAAGCATTGGCTCTGCTTGATATTGAACCTGTTCATTTTATGTGA
- the Chsy1_1 gene encoding chondroitin sulfate synthase 1, which translates to MLMQNSVTKRKTLIFAFFGIALGLCIGTVLKNYRALEIVKRCSLKPSGQQSPFEIIGMNPEEETIKSSQKNLVFVGVMTAKNFIEGRARAVYDTWGKEVPGRIAFFSSEGSHSKELPVIGLKNVDDRYPPQKKSFMMLYYMYEHYIDKFEWFIRADDDVYIEPEKLERFLRSIDSSKPQFIGQAGKGNSEEFGLLSLEFDENFCMGGPGVILSSETLRRVAPHIPTCLKNLYSTHEDVEVGRCVQKFAGIPCTWNYEMQYIMRHNSSGPYAFTGKLKRKEIHNAISLHPIKQAPLMYRLHSFVQGLKAEEIRQESLELHRDIKRMAGFLEIPSDSKYLVPGIELIPEETSSSQHYEDHNILGITPDLKKFTPSSTSDLLEWSFIARSLYSSDNANPKHKIDSALREGLEDVITEVMENINNYSRQRGRVIEFRELLYGYNRVNPLHGQDLILDLLLIYKRYRGKKMTVPVRRHLYVQRAFTGTFVKEFNEDFYNVTVQKSYLKNMLSSGMERISKHFTLPGLPAGKGLFNVAADASKIVFILPIAGRFGTFQRFLDTYERVAIEQDKNCDLLVVIFGDIASVQSHLQLLLELRQRHIYQNINYIQRNEDFSRGVALDVAARSSYIQDNDIMLFIDVDMVFQLETLQRIRLNTVQGRYVYLPIVFSQYDPKRRWSDANVENAHTPADEITNESGYFRQFGYGICAIYKSDILDDDINGFDKDITGWGLEDVKFLDKLVKVGNRRNDFLVNTAEVPTQHNDAARKMRRLSIFRAPDPTLVHIFHDISCDVKLDAPQYNMCLGTKANSIGSTHFMEQLFYDNKDNINYISEFNQKKEQR; encoded by the exons ATGTTGATGCAAAACTCCGTTACCAAACGTAAAACGTTGATATTCGCCTTTTTTGGCATTGCTTTGGGACTATGCATTGGCACGGTTCTGAAGAACTATCGAGCGCTGGAGATCGTCAAACGGTGCAGCTTGAAACCAAGCGGTCAGCAAAGCCCCTTCGAAATCATCGGTATGAATCCAGAGGAAGAAACCATTAAATCCTCACAGAAAAATCTTGTATTCGTCGGCGTAATGACAGCGAAGAACTTTATCGAAGGACGTGCGCGTGCCGTTTATGACACATGGGGGAAGGAGGTGCCCGGTCGTATAGCCTTCTTTAGTTCAGAAGGTTCGCACTCCAAAGAGTTGCCAGTAATAGGTTTAAAGAATGTAGACGATCGCTATCCACCACAAAAGAAATCATTCATGATGCTCTATTATATGTATGAACACTACATTGACAAATTTGAATGGTTCATACGAGCCGATGATGATGTATACATTGAGCCCGAAAAATTGGAACGCTTCTTGCGCTCGATCGACAGTTCTAAACCACAATTTatag GTCAAGCAGGCAAGGGCAATAGTGAGGAATTTGGTTTGTTATCATTGGAGTTTGATGAAAACTTTTGTATGGGTGGCCCGGGTGTAATCCTAAGTAGTGAAACGCTTCGTAGAG TTGCGCCGCACATTCCAACCTGCTTGAAGAACCTTTATAGCACACATGAGGATGTCGAAGTTGGACGCTGTGTGCAAAAATTTGCTGGTATCCCATGCACATGGAATTACGAG ATGCAATATATCATGAGACACAACTCAAGCGGACCATATGCATTCACTGGTAAATTGAAGCGCAAAGAAATTCACAATGCTATCTCGCTCCATCCGATAAAACAAGCTCCGTTGATGTATCGACTCCATTCATTTGTGCAG GGTCTCAAGGCCGAGGAAATACGACAGGAATCTCTCGAATTGCATCGGGATATTAAACGGATGGCGGGCTTTTTGGAGATACCCAGTGACAGCAAATACTTGGTACCGGGTATTGAATTGATACCAGAAGAGACGAGTAGCAGCCAACATTACGAGGATCACAACATTCTAg GCATCACGCCGGATTTGAAGAAATTCACACCCTCCTCAACATCCGACCTACTCGAATGGTCTTTCATCGCAAGAAGCCTATATTCCAGTGATAATGCGAATCCAAAGCACAAAATAGACTCAGCACTACGAGAAGGACTCGAAGACGTCATCACAGAAGTAATGGAGAATATAAACAATTATTCCCGACAACGGGGACGAGTTATAGAGTTTCGTGAACTACTTTACGGTTATAACAGGGTGAATCCATTGCATGGTCAGGATTTAATATTAGACCTTTTACTGATCTATAAGCGTTATCGTGGCAAGAAGATGACAGTACCAGTGCGTCGGCACCTGTACGTACAGCGCGCATTCACCGGTACATTCGTTAAGGAATTCAACGAGGACTTTTACAATGTTACTGTACAAAAAA GTTATTTGAAAAACATGCTGAGCTCCGGCATGGAACGCATTTCGAAACATTTTACCCTCCCTGGTTTACCAGCTGGCAAAGGACTGTTCAACGTTGCTGCTGATGCGTCGAAAATCGTCTTTATATTGCCAATAGCTGGTCGTTTTGGCACATTTCAAAGATTCTTAGACACCTATGAACGTGTAGCAATTGAACAGGATAAAAATTGCGATTTATTAGTGGTTATATTCGGTGACATCGCGAGTGTTCAAAGTCACTTGCAACTTTTATTGGAACTTCGTCAACGACACATTTACCAAAACATTAACTATATACAACGGAATGAGGATTTTTCGCGCGGCGTGGCATTAGATGTGGCCGCACGTTCATCGTATATACAAGATAATGACATAATGCTATTCATCGATGTCGATATGGTATTTCAATTGGAAACATTACAACGCATACGACTCAATACGGTGCAGGGACGGTATGTATATTTGCCAATTGTCTTCAGTCAATATGACCCAAAGAGACGTTGGAGCGATGCAAATGTTGAAAATGCTCATACGCCAGCTGACGAAATTACCAATGAATCGGGTTACTTCCGACAATTTGGTTACGGCATATGCGCCATATACAAATCGGATATACTCGATGATGATATAAATGGATTTGATAAAGATATAACTGGGTGGGGATTGGAAGATGTAAAATTTTTAGATAAACTCGTTAAAGTTGGTAACCGGCGTAATGATTTTCTGGTCAACACTGCCGAGGTGCCAACACAGCATAATGATGCCGCACGCAAAATGAGACGGCTCAGTATATTCCGTGCGCCCGATCCGACCTTGGTACATATATTCCACGATATCAGTTGCGATGTTAAACTTGATGCGCCACAATATAACATGTGTCTTGGAACGAAAGCAAACTCAATCGGCAGCACCCATTTCATGGAACAATTATTTTATGACAATAAAGATAACATAAATTACATATCCGAATTCAACCAAAAAAAGGAGCAGAGATGA